A region from the Aegilops tauschii subsp. strangulata cultivar AL8/78 chromosome 5, Aet v6.0, whole genome shotgun sequence genome encodes:
- the LOC109762177 gene encoding BTB/POZ domain-containing protein POB1-like translates to MSTGAGAGVEPEPETDDGYETVFNVEVFSDRELRVEVVGRDDDAPTSGASRKRRREEDKGDDGEDIDSSCTVTSRPVLRVETIYVSAGILAAKSSFFYKLFSNGMKESGQRQATVRISDSEEKAFMELLRFMYSGKLTATTEPIPLVDILMAADKFEVVSCMKLCIQRLMVLPMTPESALMCLDLPCSISMAADLTEAAKKFLAERYMEFLSTEFQDELMRMPPAGIEAILSRNDFGVASEVAVYDFVLRWASSPCPNSEERMDISSSRLLPLVRLRITNADFYSCHTVNWAVKREQCRSLPTLGPIFSWEEYVFALSVHWVGHLGLYIEMEENKGPTRTVHFEFQAKTKPLLQFVTWHKGTFAAGCEGAVCSMELLGIPWSGFIADDSPFFIDDMLHLRVKLKIMQEPQ, encoded by the exons ATGTCGACGGGAGCGGGAGCGGGAGTGGAGCCGGAGCCGGAGACGGACGACGGCTACGAGACCGTCTTCAACGTGGAGGTATTCTCCGACAGGGAGCTGCGGGTAGAGGTCGTCGGCCGCGACGACGACGCGCCCACATCCGGCGCCAGCCGCAAGCGCCGCCGCGAGGAGGACAAAG GTGATGATGGAGAAGATATTGACTCATCTTGTACCGTGACGAGTAGACCGGTTTTACGAGTTGAGACTATTTATGTCAGCGCGGGGATTCTTGCTGCAAAAAGTAGTTTCTTTTACAAG CTTTTCTCAAATGGCATGAAAGAATCTGGCCAGAGGCAGGCAACAGTCAGAATTTCTGATTCAG AAGAGAAAGCCTTCATGGAGCTGTTACGCTTTATGTATAGTGGAAAGTTGACAGCAACAACTGAGCCCATTCCTCTGGTTGATATATTGATGGCTGCTGACAAATTTGAGGTCGTTTCCTGCATGAAGCTTTGCATTCAGCGTCTCATGGTCCTGCCTATGACTCCAGAATCTGCACTGATGTGCCTAGATCTCCCATGTTCCATTTCAATGGCAGCAGACCTGACAGAGGCAGCCAAGAAATTCCTTGCCGAAAGGTACATGGAATTCCTGTCGACAGA GTTCCAAGATGAACTTATGAGGATGCCTCCTGCTGGGATTGAGGCCATCTTATCAAGGAATGACTTCGGGGTTGCTTCCGAGGTAGCTGTCTATGACTTCGTGCTCAGGTGGGCCTCTTCACCGTGCCCAAATTCTGAAGAAAGGATGGACATCTCGAGTTCTCGGTTACTTCCACTAGTGCGTCTTCGTATAACCAATGCAGATTTTTATTCTTGCCATACTGTTAACTGGGCTGTGAAGCGTGAGCAGTGCCGCTCTCTGCCTACACTGGGACCAATATTCAGTTGGGAAGAGTATGTCTTCGCCCTCTCGGTACACTGGGTTGGTCATCTTGGGCTCTATATAGAGATGGAAGAAAACAAAGGGCCAACAAGGACGGTACACTTTGAGTTTCAGGCAAAGACAAAGCCGCTATTGCAGTTTGTGACCTGGCACAAGGGCACCTTCGCCGCTGGCTGTGAGGGGGCTGTTTGCTCCATGGAACTCCTTGGCATTCCTTGGTCGGGGTTTATTGCTGACGACAGCCCCTTCTTCATCGACGACATGCTCCATCTGCGAGTTAAGCTCAAGATAATGCAGGAGCCCCAGTGA